The following are encoded in a window of Hyalangium minutum genomic DNA:
- a CDS encoding aldo/keto reductase produces MSRGLLAANPIGADDSRAHMPRFAGANREANAQIVAGLQGLAKRWGITAGQLAIGWVLGKQPRFVPTLGMRTLQQLDEALAAKPLTAEHLAEVEAIAPRGAIAGTRYPAAHMAALDSEKR; encoded by the coding sequence TTGTCGCGCGGACTGCTCGCGGCCAACCCGATTGGCGCCGACGACTCGCGCGCCCACATGCCGCGGTTCGCCGGTGCGAATCGTGAGGCGAACGCTCAGATCGTCGCCGGTCTCCAGGGCCTCGCGAAGCGTTGGGGCATCACGGCGGGTCAGCTTGCGATCGGGTGGGTGCTCGGCAAGCAGCCGCGGTTCGTGCCGACGCTGGGCATGCGCACGCTCCAGCAACTGGACGAAGCGCTCGCTGCGAAGCCGTTGACCGCGGAGCACCTCGCCGAGGTCGAGGCGATCGCGCCGCGCGGTGCGATCGCGGGCACCCGCTACCCAGCCGCGCACATGGCCGCGCTCGATAGCGAGAAGCGCTAA
- a CDS encoding carboxylesterase/lipase family protein, with translation MWLWGCGGGSSQGPDAGEQPHPPPSIIVGVDVTTDEGPVHGSLASELVVFKGIPYAAPPTGALRWAPPVRPQPWTTPRQATEFGPACPQNRNLTPQDEDCLSLNVWAHPQGPARAVLVWIHGGGYVEGASREGWYDGAELALREDLVVVSVNYRLGALGFLALPQLTAPDTGTGNWGLRDQIAALQWVRRNIAAFGGDPARVMIAGESAGGASMAALLASPLAQGLFQRAAVQSGTYRPVLAREEAVGAFPSAYSVGLVTAVGLGCTRGDIAACLRGKTTAQVLEVQSHYTPVSEMGFPLLPILPVVDGVVLTGRPLAQVRSGAGDVPMVVGANDAELSFVMAALGVVGNAGDFGRYVDYIGASARKEPLTALYQPSVVGEVAAATALGTDVSFTCPALKLATASATAGSAPAYLYRFAHALPNGVLAPLGAVHGTDILYLFGRFEQVGTTPTQVDLELSARVQGAWGSLARTGVPTTQPAWPAFTPDGSFLTWESPGSTETTWRSGRCAQLDALGLLPE, from the coding sequence ATGTGGCTCTGGGGATGTGGCGGAGGTTCCTCGCAGGGCCCGGATGCCGGTGAGCAGCCCCATCCACCTCCTTCGATCATCGTTGGGGTGGACGTGACCACCGACGAGGGTCCCGTCCACGGAAGCCTCGCGTCCGAGCTGGTCGTGTTCAAGGGCATCCCTTACGCCGCTCCGCCCACGGGCGCCCTGCGCTGGGCTCCGCCCGTGCGCCCCCAGCCCTGGACCACCCCGAGACAGGCCACCGAGTTCGGCCCCGCGTGTCCCCAGAACCGGAACCTGACACCCCAGGACGAGGACTGCCTCTCCCTCAATGTCTGGGCACATCCCCAGGGCCCGGCGCGTGCCGTCCTGGTGTGGATCCACGGGGGCGGCTACGTCGAGGGAGCCTCGAGAGAGGGCTGGTACGACGGTGCGGAGCTCGCCCTCCGCGAGGACCTGGTCGTGGTGTCGGTGAACTACCGGCTGGGCGCGCTCGGCTTCCTCGCGCTCCCCCAGCTCACCGCGCCGGACACGGGCACGGGCAACTGGGGACTGAGGGATCAAATCGCCGCGTTGCAGTGGGTGCGCCGCAACATCGCCGCGTTCGGAGGAGACCCCGCCCGGGTGATGATCGCCGGAGAGTCCGCGGGCGGCGCCTCAATGGCCGCCCTGCTGGCCTCACCCCTGGCGCAGGGCTTGTTTCAGCGGGCCGCGGTGCAGTCAGGGACCTATCGGCCGGTGCTGGCCCGGGAAGAGGCCGTGGGCGCTTTCCCGTCCGCCTATTCCGTGGGGCTCGTGACGGCGGTGGGGCTGGGGTGTACCCGTGGGGACATCGCAGCGTGTCTGCGCGGCAAGACGACCGCCCAAGTGCTGGAGGTCCAGTCCCATTACACCCCGGTGTCCGAGATGGGCTTTCCCCTGCTTCCCATCCTGCCTGTGGTCGACGGCGTCGTGCTGACGGGACGGCCGCTCGCTCAGGTGCGCTCGGGCGCGGGTGACGTGCCGATGGTGGTGGGCGCCAATGACGCCGAGCTGAGCTTCGTGATGGCGGCCCTGGGTGTGGTGGGCAACGCGGGCGACTTCGGCCGCTACGTCGACTACATAGGGGCCTCGGCGCGGAAGGAGCCGCTCACCGCGCTCTACCAGCCGTCCGTCGTGGGCGAGGTGGCGGCCGCGACGGCGCTGGGGACGGATGTCTCGTTCACTTGTCCCGCGCTCAAGTTGGCCACGGCGAGTGCCACCGCGGGCTCCGCTCCCGCGTACCTCTACCGCTTCGCCCACGCCCTCCCCAATGGAGTCCTGGCCCCCCTGGGCGCCGTCCATGGCACCGATATCCTCTACCTGTTCGGGCGGTTCGAGCAGGTAGGAACCACGCCGACCCAGGTGGATCTGGAACTGTCCGCGCGGGTGCAGGGCGCTTGGGGCTCGCTGGCGCGCACAGGAGTGCCGACGACCCAGCCAGCGTGGCCCGCCTTCACTCCGGACGGTTCGTTCCTCACCTGGGAGTCACCGGGCTCCACGGAGACGACGTGGCGCTCTGGGCGCTGCGCCCAATTGGATGCCCTGGGCCTGCTGCCCGAGTAG
- a CDS encoding NPP1 family protein, which produces MLSLSALASGCGPLPETSMPPESPSQAQEELRLAAPVTIHSDSYYQGLSQTLQVGWYDIWDLTIGNDTLSSLRVPAGYKVTLYSDAYFAGEQRVYTQDTGWVGLDFNDLTSGVRVEQIGSSYALAQRFAPRLRFDGSGHGYPMAAQTFYDTIVKTGSSSRLENTDASTLGTGQIPTYYQVISCGAQVRIKYWWFYGYQAPCDGTSGSHNGDWENVVVTLSEDQSRIAAVTFAMHGKSYTRLANRNGFSLEEGTHPVVYVGKNSHAAFFEQGGSSTSCLVWEEYRNNSTGLHLNSWSNLVSLDTEVDPSDWIAADRQGGFAWGRDGVSTHPTQSGPNCSMKAAEWSNDVPTWWHSQCKTGDRDDGSSCHVQCRPGYTDMGLTCTNWSTWSTYNQTLYSYGYTLPTSNVGLLTNDYD; this is translated from the coding sequence ATGTTGAGCCTCTCCGCGCTGGCCAGCGGGTGCGGCCCCCTTCCCGAGACGTCCATGCCGCCGGAGAGCCCTTCCCAGGCGCAAGAGGAGCTTCGGCTCGCGGCCCCCGTGACCATCCACTCGGATAGCTACTACCAGGGCCTGTCCCAGACGCTGCAGGTCGGCTGGTACGACATCTGGGATCTGACCATTGGGAACGACACCCTCAGCTCGCTCCGGGTCCCCGCCGGTTACAAGGTCACGCTGTACTCGGACGCATACTTCGCTGGCGAGCAGCGGGTCTACACCCAGGACACGGGCTGGGTGGGGTTGGACTTCAACGACCTGACGTCCGGCGTCCGGGTGGAGCAGATCGGGTCTTCCTATGCACTGGCGCAGCGCTTCGCGCCGCGGCTGCGGTTCGACGGCTCCGGCCACGGCTACCCCATGGCGGCGCAGACGTTCTACGACACCATCGTCAAGACCGGGTCGTCCTCCCGCCTCGAGAACACCGACGCGTCGACGCTGGGCACGGGACAGATCCCCACGTACTACCAGGTGATCTCGTGCGGAGCGCAGGTGCGGATCAAGTACTGGTGGTTCTACGGCTACCAGGCGCCTTGCGACGGGACCAGTGGCTCGCACAACGGTGACTGGGAGAACGTCGTGGTGACGTTGAGCGAGGACCAGTCCAGGATCGCGGCCGTCACCTTCGCGATGCACGGCAAGTCGTACACGCGGCTGGCGAACCGGAACGGCTTCTCGCTGGAGGAGGGCACGCACCCCGTGGTGTACGTGGGGAAGAACTCCCACGCTGCGTTCTTCGAGCAGGGCGGCAGCAGCACCTCCTGCCTGGTCTGGGAGGAGTACCGCAACAACTCCACGGGACTGCACCTGAACAGCTGGTCCAACCTGGTGAGCCTCGATACCGAGGTGGACCCGTCGGACTGGATCGCCGCCGATCGACAGGGCGGCTTCGCGTGGGGACGCGACGGCGTCAGCACCCATCCGACGCAGAGCGGGCCGAACTGCTCGATGAAGGCGGCCGAGTGGTCGAACGACGTCCCCACCTGGTGGCACAGCCAGTGCAAAACCGGCGACCGCGATGATGGCAGCAGCTGCCATGTCCAGTGCAGGCCGGGGTATACGGACATGGGCCTCACGTGCACGAACTGGTCGACCTGGAGCACCTACAACCAGACCCTCTACAGCTACGGCTACACGCTGCCGACCTCGAACGTCGGTCTCCTGACGAACGACTACGACTGA
- a CDS encoding superoxide dismutase, with amino-acid sequence MPFTLPDLPYAKDALAPHISAETLEFHHGKHHAAYVTNLNKLLEGKPEAHQTLEQVILGSEGAVFNNAAQVWNHTFYWHCMKPNGGGRPTGELAEAIVRDFGSFERFREQFANAAATQFGSGWAWLVLEKDKLAVTKTGNADLPMKHGQKALLTLDVWEHAYYVDFRNARPKYIETFLEKLVNWDFVAQNFKGR; translated from the coding sequence ATGCCGTTCACCCTGCCCGACCTGCCGTACGCGAAGGATGCCCTGGCCCCGCACATCAGCGCGGAGACGCTCGAGTTCCACCACGGCAAGCACCACGCCGCATACGTGACGAACCTGAACAAGCTGCTGGAGGGCAAGCCGGAGGCGCACCAGACGCTCGAGCAGGTCATCCTCGGCAGCGAGGGGGCCGTCTTCAACAACGCCGCCCAGGTGTGGAACCACACGTTCTACTGGCACTGCATGAAGCCGAACGGGGGCGGGCGCCCCACAGGAGAGCTGGCGGAGGCCATCGTCCGGGACTTCGGCTCGTTCGAGCGCTTCCGCGAGCAGTTCGCCAACGCCGCCGCGACGCAGTTCGGCTCCGGCTGGGCCTGGCTGGTGCTGGAGAAGGACAAGCTCGCCGTGACGAAGACGGGCAACGCGGACCTGCCGATGAAGCACGGACAGAAGGCCCTGTTGACCCTCGATGTGTGGGAGCACGCGTATTACGTGGACTTCCGCAACGCCCGGCCCAAGTACATCGAGACGTTCCTGGAGAAGCTGGTGAACTGGGACTTCGTCGCCCAGAACTTCAAGGGCCGCTGA
- a CDS encoding Kelch repeat-containing protein, with the protein MPSLRSLPSLAAALLLSLAACTSEPTGEPTGSVQFAATAQQALSANDATRVKVTVSATDMSSLVVELAKVSGAWGGIIGNIPVGSNRTFLAEAFDSAGTKIFQGQTSGVTITANQTTAVAITLQEIVPPPAYGNEAPLVESVVASATTVQTGASITLSSTVRDPNTGDTLTQAWTASSGSFSTPTATSTSWTAPSSTGIQTLTLTVTDSQGAASSFSLSVNVVSGAATGSGAVNISFNLWPVVSKVSPSRTRLDAGQSVSVSANASDANGDTLSYQWATNATCPGTWTNATSSAASFVPSSVPSAACNNCQLTVTVQDGRGGQTTGSINLCIAAASTERFVPTITNFYQTANTTSPGQTVTFSVTALDPQSSALTFGWSASIGSLATAQNTASTSQIVWTAPSCAVTGAPPSVTAGATNTYGLTASKSFSASGLPACATGWAGAGTLTAARQYHTATLLSSGKVLVTGGSDNLNSYLASAEVYDPATHSWSSAGTMATARRSHTATLLSSGRVLVTGGSGNSGLLLSAEVYDPATHSWSSAGTMATARQYHTATALLPSGKVLILGGSGSNGYLASAEVYDPATNSWSSASSMTTARYLHTATALLSSGKVLVTGGLNSSGTIASPEVYDPATNSWSSAGTMALARRLHAATLLHSGKVLVTGGIGGAHLTSAEVYDPATNSWSSAASMPIYRESHTAIQLSSGKVLVAGGHDSINYLSSAVVYDPATNVWSSVGDMPTARYNHTAVLLLSGRVLIAGGVNPSYVPAAMIYTP; encoded by the coding sequence ATGCCGAGCCTTCGAAGTCTCCCCTCTCTCGCCGCAGCCCTGCTGCTCTCCCTCGCAGCCTGCACTTCCGAGCCCACCGGTGAGCCTACCGGCTCTGTCCAATTCGCCGCCACCGCCCAGCAGGCGCTCTCCGCCAATGATGCCACCCGCGTCAAGGTAACCGTCTCCGCCACGGATATGAGCTCCCTCGTCGTCGAGCTGGCCAAGGTCAGCGGCGCCTGGGGCGGCATTATCGGCAACATCCCCGTGGGCTCCAACCGCACCTTCCTCGCCGAGGCCTTCGACTCGGCCGGCACCAAGATCTTCCAGGGCCAGACGTCGGGCGTGACCATCACCGCCAACCAGACCACCGCCGTGGCCATCACCCTCCAGGAGATTGTTCCCCCTCCTGCCTATGGCAACGAGGCACCCCTCGTTGAGTCCGTCGTGGCTTCCGCCACCACTGTCCAGACAGGCGCCTCCATCACCCTGAGCTCGACGGTGCGTGATCCCAACACGGGGGACACCCTCACCCAGGCATGGACGGCCTCCAGCGGCTCCTTCTCCACCCCCACGGCCACGTCCACCTCGTGGACGGCGCCTTCCTCCACTGGAATTCAGACCCTCACCCTGACCGTGACGGACTCCCAGGGGGCTGCCTCCTCCTTCTCCCTGTCTGTCAACGTCGTCTCTGGTGCCGCCACCGGTAGCGGGGCCGTCAACATCTCCTTCAACCTCTGGCCGGTGGTCTCCAAGGTCTCCCCCTCCCGCACCCGCCTCGACGCGGGACAGTCTGTCTCTGTGTCCGCCAACGCCTCGGATGCGAATGGAGATACCCTCTCCTACCAGTGGGCCACGAACGCGACGTGCCCCGGCACCTGGACGAATGCGACTTCCAGCGCCGCCTCCTTCGTCCCGTCCTCCGTTCCGTCCGCCGCGTGTAACAACTGCCAGCTCACCGTCACTGTTCAAGATGGCCGCGGGGGGCAGACCACGGGCTCGATCAACCTCTGCATTGCCGCCGCGTCCACCGAGCGCTTCGTCCCCACCATCACCAACTTCTACCAGACCGCCAACACCACCTCCCCGGGACAGACCGTAACCTTTAGCGTCACCGCCCTGGACCCTCAGTCCAGCGCCCTGACGTTCGGTTGGAGTGCCAGTATCGGCTCGCTGGCCACGGCGCAGAACACCGCCAGCACCAGCCAGATCGTGTGGACGGCGCCTTCCTGCGCGGTGACGGGAGCTCCCCCCTCCGTCACGGCTGGCGCCACCAATACCTACGGCCTGACGGCCTCGAAGTCCTTCTCCGCCTCCGGCCTGCCAGCGTGCGCAACTGGCTGGGCGGGCGCAGGCACTCTGACCGCGGCCCGCCAGTACCACACCGCCACCTTGCTCTCCTCCGGCAAGGTGCTCGTCACGGGGGGCTCCGACAACCTCAATAGCTACCTCGCTTCCGCAGAGGTGTATGATCCAGCCACCCACTCCTGGTCCTCCGCAGGCACCATGGCCACGGCCCGCCGGAGCCACACCGCCACCCTGCTCTCCTCCGGGAGAGTGCTCGTCACGGGGGGCTCCGGTAACAGCGGCCTCCTCCTCTCCGCGGAGGTGTACGACCCGGCCACCCACTCCTGGTCCTCCGCAGGCACCATGGCCACGGCCCGCCAGTACCACACCGCCACGGCCCTGCTGCCCTCCGGCAAGGTGCTCATCTTGGGGGGCAGCGGCAGCAACGGCTACCTCGCCTCCGCGGAGGTGTACGACCCGGCTACCAACTCCTGGTCCTCCGCCAGCTCCATGACCACGGCCCGCTACCTACACACTGCCACGGCCCTGCTCTCCTCCGGCAAGGTCCTCGTCACGGGGGGCCTCAATAGCAGCGGCACCATCGCCTCCCCGGAGGTGTACGACCCGGCCACCAACTCCTGGTCCTCCGCAGGCACCATGGCCTTGGCCCGCCGGCTCCACGCCGCCACCCTGCTTCACTCCGGCAAGGTGCTCGTCACGGGGGGGATCGGTGGCGCCCATCTCACCTCCGCGGAGGTGTACGACCCAGCCACCAACTCCTGGTCCTCCGCCGCGAGCATGCCCATCTACCGCGAGTCTCACACCGCCATCCAGCTCTCCTCCGGCAAGGTGCTCGTCGCAGGGGGCCACGACAGCATCAACTATCTCTCCTCCGCAGTGGTGTACGACCCGGCCACCAATGTCTGGTCCTCCGTCGGCGACATGCCCACGGCTCGCTACAACCACACCGCCGTCCTGCTCCTGTCGGGCAGGGTCCTCATCGCGGGGGGCGTCAATCCCAGCTACGTCCCCGCCGCGATGATCTACACGCCCTGA
- a CDS encoding YdeI/OmpD-associated family protein — protein sequence MRPTRQGGKTKKAATAKKTTAKKTTAKKAIAKKAAAKKTTAKKAAAKDELPVLSFAKQDAWSEWLAKHHASSRGVRLKFARKASGIPSITYQEALEVALMWGWIDGQGQRFNDTFWLQRYTPRGPRSIWSKINRERALALIASGKMKPAGLEQVERAKKDGRWEAAYDSPRSATVPDDLAAALAANPRAAEFFATLDARNRYAVLFRTHHAKKAETRARRIATFVEMLARHEKLHP from the coding sequence ATGCGTCCGACGCGGCAGGGCGGGAAGACGAAGAAAGCAGCGACAGCGAAGAAGACCACGGCGAAGAAGACCACGGCGAAGAAGGCCATTGCCAAGAAGGCCGCCGCGAAGAAGACGACCGCCAAGAAGGCCGCCGCGAAGGATGAGCTGCCGGTCCTGTCCTTCGCGAAGCAGGATGCGTGGTCGGAATGGCTCGCCAAGCACCATGCATCATCGCGTGGGGTGCGGCTGAAGTTCGCCAGGAAGGCATCCGGCATCCCTTCCATCACCTATCAGGAAGCGCTCGAGGTGGCGCTCATGTGGGGATGGATCGATGGCCAGGGGCAGAGGTTCAACGATACCTTCTGGCTCCAGAGGTACACCCCGCGCGGGCCCCGGAGCATCTGGTCCAAGATCAATCGCGAGCGGGCGCTGGCGCTCATCGCGTCGGGGAAGATGAAGCCGGCCGGGCTCGAGCAGGTCGAGCGCGCGAAGAAGGACGGACGCTGGGAGGCAGCCTACGACTCTCCGAGGAGCGCGACCGTGCCCGACGATCTGGCCGCGGCCCTCGCCGCCAACCCGCGCGCCGCCGAGTTCTTCGCCACGCTGGACGCGAGGAACCGCTACGCCGTGCTCTTCCGGACCCACCACGCGAAGAAGGCGGAGACTCGCGCCCGGCGCATCGCGACCTTCGTCGAGATGCTCGCCCGGCACGAGAAGCTGCACCCCTGA
- a CDS encoding LysR family transcriptional regulator — protein METLVTLESFVRSAQSSSFSAAARKLGLTPAAVSQNVARLEARLGVRLFQRSTRALTLTEPGERFLREVSGSLDTLQAAIANASHAAEKPAGVLKVSMAPVLGSGYLLPLLHDFLARYPGIVPDWDFNNQPVDLIKGGFDAAIGGGFDLASGLAARELARVHIIAVASPSYLARITPPQEPADLQRLEGILLRSPLTGRLHSRTLRNRAGEQVAVELQPRMILNDPGSLCHCALMGLGITLVSTLSALPHLREGTLVRLLPDWYADAGPISLYYPGHRQLPAKTRVFVDYVVREFKRQDLAGLFDATRAVSDRGRKAAGSKR, from the coding sequence ATGGAGACCCTCGTCACCCTGGAGTCCTTCGTCCGCAGCGCTCAGTCCTCGAGCTTCTCCGCCGCCGCTCGCAAGCTCGGTTTGACGCCTGCCGCCGTGAGCCAGAACGTCGCGCGGCTCGAGGCCCGGCTGGGCGTGCGTCTGTTCCAGCGCAGCACCCGCGCCCTCACCCTCACCGAGCCCGGCGAGCGATTCCTGCGCGAGGTCAGTGGCAGTCTCGACACCCTCCAAGCCGCCATCGCCAACGCTTCACATGCCGCCGAGAAACCGGCCGGAGTGCTGAAGGTCAGCATGGCGCCCGTCCTCGGGAGCGGCTACCTCCTGCCGCTGCTCCACGACTTCCTCGCCCGCTATCCCGGCATCGTCCCGGACTGGGACTTCAACAACCAGCCGGTGGATCTCATCAAGGGAGGTTTCGACGCCGCGATTGGCGGCGGCTTCGACCTTGCCTCGGGACTCGCCGCGCGCGAGCTCGCCCGGGTGCACATCATTGCCGTGGCCTCGCCCTCCTATCTGGCGCGAATCACTCCACCTCAGGAGCCCGCCGACCTCCAGCGCCTCGAAGGCATCCTGCTGCGCTCTCCGCTGACGGGACGCCTCCATTCCAGGACGCTGCGCAACCGCGCGGGAGAGCAGGTCGCCGTCGAGCTGCAGCCACGCATGATCCTCAATGACCCCGGCTCCCTCTGTCACTGCGCCCTGATGGGCCTGGGCATCACCCTCGTCTCGACGCTCAGTGCGCTGCCCCACCTGCGCGAGGGAACGCTGGTGCGGCTCCTGCCGGACTGGTACGCCGATGCCGGCCCGATCTCGCTCTACTACCCAGGGCACCGGCAGCTCCCCGCGAAGACTCGCGTGTTCGTGGATTACGTCGTGCGCGAGTTCAAACGCCAGGACCTGGCCGGCCTGTTCGACGCAACCCGAGCCGTCAGTGACCGGGGACGCAAGGCCGCCGGATCCAAGCGTTAG
- a CDS encoding hydrolase, whose amino-acid sequence MSPPHNPKTGLDALLTPDNCVLILIDHQPFQFAGLRSHDTQTIINNVVGLARAAKLFKVPTLLTTVLEERGGYIIKQLQDVFPEQKPINRTFINTWEDARVVEWVKKTGKKKIVMAALWTEICLAFPVIHALGDGYEVYIVTDSSGGVSVEAHEVAIQRMVQAGAVPLTTGVFASELQRDWARTATVEGLAELIIDHMGSVGTSYVWEQQLLNTPPPK is encoded by the coding sequence ATGAGCCCTCCCCACAACCCGAAGACCGGCCTGGATGCGCTGCTGACGCCGGACAACTGCGTGTTGATCCTGATCGACCACCAGCCGTTCCAGTTTGCCGGCCTGCGCAGTCACGACACACAGACCATCATCAACAACGTGGTGGGGCTGGCCCGTGCCGCGAAGCTGTTCAAGGTGCCGACGCTGCTGACCACGGTGTTGGAGGAGCGCGGCGGTTACATCATCAAGCAGTTGCAGGACGTGTTTCCTGAGCAGAAGCCCATCAACCGCACGTTCATCAACACGTGGGAGGACGCGCGGGTGGTGGAGTGGGTGAAGAAGACAGGGAAGAAGAAGATCGTCATGGCGGCGCTGTGGACGGAGATCTGCCTGGCGTTCCCGGTGATTCACGCGCTGGGCGACGGGTACGAGGTCTACATCGTCACCGACTCCTCGGGAGGAGTGTCGGTGGAAGCGCACGAGGTGGCGATTCAGCGGATGGTGCAGGCGGGGGCGGTGCCGCTCACGACGGGGGTTTTCGCCTCGGAGCTACAGCGCGACTGGGCTCGGACGGCGACGGTGGAAGGCCTGGCCGAGCTGATCATCGACCACATGGGCTCGGTGGGCACCAGCTACGTGTGGGAGCAGCAGCTCCTCAACACGCCCCCGCCGAAGTGA
- a CDS encoding amidohydrolase family protein, with translation MTSLSWQLLKTIVGAVVLCGIPGLSWAQGAAAPEPQRIAVRAARLFDGKSDKLLPDAVVLIEGSTLQAVGTGLAIPAGTRVIDLGNVTLMPGLIDAHSHLLLDLHEESGDGAMISTIVQQSTADRALLGVKLGLEMLEAGVTTVRDVGNSGVNGDVALRNAIQRGWVRGPRISACTRALAPHGGQFATLQPAAQDLIEQEYVTLSGVEEARRAVRQAIADGADCIKVIVDNGHNLLSVEELKVIVEEAHRSKRPVAAHTTTDESVRNAVEAGVDSVEHGYSLPDDVLAPMARKRIFLVPTEGPIDQCDSLGAKLGDAERQRRMRERCRKLITKANDRIRRAVAAGVRLAAGSDMYIAIPGLTRGQASVQGFSAYVEAGVKPVDVLRAATLNAAELLRMQDRIGSVEANKLADLLAVEGDPLKDIGALKQVRFVMKDGQVILDARSPEGGRAGLQ, from the coding sequence TTGACCTCTCTCTCCTGGCAACTCCTGAAGACAATCGTTGGCGCTGTCGTGCTCTGCGGCATTCCTGGCTTGTCGTGGGCTCAAGGGGCCGCGGCTCCTGAGCCCCAGCGCATCGCCGTGCGCGCCGCGAGGCTCTTCGATGGGAAGAGCGACAAGCTCCTCCCGGATGCGGTCGTGCTCATCGAGGGCTCGACCCTCCAGGCCGTGGGCACCGGCCTCGCCATTCCTGCGGGAACTCGGGTCATCGACCTGGGCAACGTCACCCTGATGCCCGGACTGATCGACGCGCACTCGCACCTGCTGCTGGACCTTCACGAGGAGAGCGGAGACGGAGCGATGATCTCCACCATCGTTCAGCAGAGCACCGCCGATCGCGCGCTGCTGGGCGTGAAGCTGGGCCTCGAGATGCTCGAGGCGGGCGTCACCACCGTGCGGGACGTCGGCAACTCTGGGGTCAATGGCGACGTGGCGCTGCGCAACGCCATCCAGCGTGGCTGGGTGCGGGGCCCGCGCATCTCCGCCTGCACGCGCGCGCTCGCGCCGCACGGCGGGCAGTTCGCCACGCTCCAGCCCGCGGCTCAGGACCTCATCGAGCAGGAGTACGTCACCCTCTCGGGCGTCGAGGAGGCCCGGCGTGCCGTGCGGCAGGCGATCGCCGACGGCGCGGACTGCATCAAGGTCATCGTCGACAACGGCCACAACCTCCTCTCCGTGGAGGAGCTGAAGGTCATCGTGGAGGAGGCCCACCGCAGCAAGCGCCCGGTGGCGGCACACACCACCACCGATGAGAGCGTCCGCAACGCGGTCGAGGCCGGCGTCGACTCCGTCGAGCACGGGTACTCGCTCCCGGATGATGTGCTGGCGCCCATGGCGCGCAAACGCATCTTCCTGGTGCCCACCGAGGGCCCGATCGACCAGTGCGACAGCCTCGGCGCCAAGCTCGGCGACGCGGAGCGCCAGCGCCGCATGCGGGAGCGCTGCAGGAAGCTCATCACGAAGGCGAATGACCGCATCCGGCGCGCGGTGGCCGCGGGCGTCCGGCTGGCGGCGGGCTCGGACATGTACATCGCGATACCCGGGCTGACACGAGGCCAGGCCAGCGTGCAAGGCTTCAGCGCCTACGTCGAGGCGGGCGTCAAGCCCGTGGACGTGCTGCGCGCGGCCACCCTGAACGCGGCGGAGCTGCTCCGCATGCAGGACCGGATCGGCTCCGTCGAGGCGAACAAGCTCGCGGACCTGCTCGCGGTGGAGGGCGACCCATTGAAGGACATCGGGGCGCTGAAGCAGGTCCGCTTCGTCATGAAGGACGGCCAGGTGATCCTGGACGCCCGGAGCCCGGAGGGTGGGAGGGCCGGGCTCCAGTGA